GATCTATTCACGGGAACTGGTCGAGCTGATCTTTGTGAACCCCTATTGCCGGATCAGCGATCTGGTCGACTCCGGGGTCGCCAAACGGCAGACAGCCGCAGTCTACCTCAAAGCGATGGTCACTGAAGGGCTGCTCGAAGAGGTGAAGATCGGGCGCGAGAACCTCTATATCAATCCTGCATTGCTGGCCTTGCTGTCAGAGCCGCAACGGTAATCCGCCCTGGGCAACCGGCAGACAAGGAGTCCGGACGTGAATATCGACTATCTCAAGGACTTCCTGTGTCTCTCCGAGACCATGAACCTGACTGTCGCCGCAGATCTGCGTGGAACAACACAATCCAATTTCAGCAAAAGGCTCAGAAGCCTGGAGATGTGGCTGGATCATGATCTGATTGATCGAACAAGCCGACCAATTGCCCTCACACCATATGGCGAAGCCTTTGTGATAAAGGCAAAGTCAATTCTAGAGGATCTACACGACTTCAAGAGCAACAGGACCCCGTGGGACTCATCGTCTGGCGGCGTCAAGGTTGCAACGCCCCATGCAGCCACCCATTACGCGCTTCCCAACCTGATGCATATTATCCGAGGTGTTTTGCCAAACATATTCCTGCTGCCGCACCTCCAGAACCAGGCCGAAACCGCAGTGATGCTGAGCCGGACCGAATGCGAATTGGCCATCGCCACCAAACACAAAGGCCTCCCCCTGTCGTCGGAACTTGAGGTCTTTCGCTCTGTAGAGTTCGATAATGACCGACTTGTGATGGTGTTCAATCCGTCCAGCACCACGGTGACCGATCAACTGAACCTATTCGTCCCACACAGAAATACCTATCTTGGCAGGATCTGGAGCGAGAACAAGCCAACCAGCATCCTAAACCCAGAGATAGGCGTGGGACTTGTGGCCGAAGTGCGCGCGCACTGCCTTGGTGGTAATGGCATCGGCATCATACCGCAGAGTTTGGTTGAGGCAGACCTCGAGCTTGGCAGGCTTGCACAAATCGATCTGCCTGCTGACCTCACCTACTCCTACCGCCTTTTCTGCGCCCCGAAGGCATCACCAATGGCCCGCCAGGTCTGGGATTTGGTGAAGACCTTACAGCCCATCATTCCCTCAGCAACTTGACCCAGTCGCCCAATGACTTGGACAGTATCTGATTGATACATCTATGCTTCCTGCAAAAATAAGAGGCAGGAATCATGCAGGTCTATATCTCGGCGAGAGCCGGGCGTTCCCGCTTGGGTATGCTCGGCACCGCCACCGCGCTTGCGCGCGCATCCTTCACGGCGGTCGGAATACTCTTCCCCTGCTCTGCAAGCGCTGAAGAGTTTGCAGCCGCAGTCCGTTCAGCCTGGATCTACGATATTCCGACACAGACGGTGATGATGGACCGGGACGCCGATGTGGCGATGCCGCCCGCGTCCATGACGAAACTGATGACACTATACATCCTGTTCGAAGCGCTCGAAGCAGGACGTGTCCAACTCACCGACCGCTTCAATGTCTCGCCCCACGCGGCCAGCCGGGGCGGGTCAACGATGTTCCTGGACACGCGAGACAGACCTACGATCGAAGAACTGATCCGGGGCATCGTCGTCATGTCAGGTAACGATGCAGCTATCGTGGTCGCGGAAGGCCTAGCCGGAACTGAAGCTGCATTCGCCGGTTTGATGAACGCTACCGCCGAGCGGATCGGCATGGAGAACTCCCAATTCATGAATGCGAGTGGCTGGCCAGAGGCCGGCCATGAAATGACCGCAAGGGATTTGGGAACGCTGGCGGTCAGGATTATTGAGGACTTCCCACAGTATTATCACTACTTTTCAGAGTCCGAGTTCCCATTTGATAGCAGGGCACCTGCCAATAGATTCAACAGAAACCCTATACTTCGCCTGAACATAGGCGGTGATGGCCTCAAAACTGGCCATACCGAGGAAGCTGGGTACGGTTTTGTCGGGTCCGCCATACGAGATGATCGTCGCGTCGTCTTTGCCTTCATGGGAGCGGACGATGCCAACGCAAGAGTACAAATTGCCCGGGACATCGTGATCTGGGCATTTGGGCAGTTCAGAGCAAGGCAAGTACTGCGGAGCGGCGATGTTGTCGCCGAAGCCGAGGTTTGGCTTGGAGAGCGAGCAACCGTCCCTCTCACTGTCGAAAGCGACCTGACAATCCTCATCCCGGCAGGGCAATCAGACAACGTCCAGGCAATGTTATCCTATATCGGCCCGATTTCAGCCCCGATTATCGCGGGGCAAGAAATCGGCAACCTTACCGTGTCGCGCGGCACGATGGAGGCATTAAGTGTCCCAGTCGTGGCAGCGGAAGGCATTCAGGTTGGTGGCTTCGATGTTCGGCTATCAGCCGCTGCGACGATACTGATCAATTCAGCAATTCGTCAGGCGTCGAGGTTACTCACCCCGGAGCAAGAATAATAGAGGAAAATGCCATGCAACAAAGACCCTCACTGATTTCATTCGGCATTCTCCCGTTTATTTTCTTCCTGTTTATTTGCGTTGCTTCAACAGCTACTGTCGCCAGAGCAGACAACTATGCTCATCTTGTCATCGACGCAACCACAGGAAACGTTTTGGAAGCGCAGAATGCTGATGCGTTGAGGCACCCTGCATCGCTTACGAAGATGATGACAGTATACATCGTCTTTGAAGCGATTCGTAACGGCCGCCTGACCTGGGATCAACGGATTCGAGTATCTGAAACCGCAGCAAGCCGCATACCGACAAAACTGTACGCTCCCGCTGGATCTACCATAACTGTCCGAGAGGCTGTCCTCGGAATGATTGTCCTTTCGGCAAACGATGCGGCCACCGCTGTAGCAGAAGAATTCTCAGGGAATGAAGCCGCATTCGGAGAACTGATGACGCGACAGGCACGTCAGCTTGGGATGTCGAGCACCGTATTCACGAACGCTTCGGGCCTCCCAAGTCGCGCACAAGTTACAACGGCGCGGGACATGTCCGTTCTCGCCATTGCGCTACAGAGAGATTTTCCAGAATTTTATCAACTATTTTCGCATACAAGTATGACTTTCGCCGGACGGACTCGTTACGGACACAATCGCCTCATGTCCCGATACGAGGGCATGGATGGAATGAAAACAGGGTACACCAATTGGTCAGGTTTCAACATTGTCAGTGCCGTTTCTAACGGCAACCGGCGGGTTATAGGTGTCGTGATGGGCGGCGCAACCGCTCAGTCGCGCGACAACAGAATGGCTGAATTGCTCGACAGGGCCATCCCAAGAGCATCAAACGCGCCCGGCGGACCTACGCTTCCTAGGCAAATTCTGTCGACCGCCGTGCTCGTTTCTCCGCGTCCTCCAACACGACCTCAACGCTTCGGCGCAAGCGATGCAGCCACGCCACTGACAGCCGTTTTTGTATCTTTGCGCCCCCGCGAGCGACCGGAGAACTTAGCTGTGGACCACGCCGTCAGGATCGCATTGCTGAGCGTCTCCGCTGATGAAGACATCCCATTCCAGATTGTTAGTGCCAGTGAAATCGACGCAGCAGTGTCTCAAGCCCTAGCCTCCATCCCAAACTAGCAAAAAGCGCATATTCCACATCGAGAAGAAGGCATCGCGCATATCGGTCCGCAGGAAGGAAGGATGTCATGAAGGAGACCGTGCAGCACCCAGAGATCGAGTTGCGTCACCTCCGGCATTTCGTTGCGGCAGCGGAGCATGGCAGCTTTCGTAAAGCGGGGGTTGCCCTCGGACTGTCACAATCTGCCATCAGCAGGTGTATAGCTGAACTTGAAGACCAGATCGGAGCCTCGTTGTTCCATCGACACACATGGGGTGTTTCACAGACCTTTGCCGGTGAACGCTTCCTCACCACCGCCCGTAAAACTCTCAGGATTGTTGGCGACGGCGCAAATAACATTGCAGCGGCAGGTCGAGGGGAGAACGGGTGTGTGAAAATTGGAATATACTCGTCCATTGCGTCAGGATTTGTCACCGAGCTGCTGCGCCAATACGGTGATAGGCACAGAGACGTGCAAATCGAGATAATCGACGGTGCTGCCGCTGAGCACGCTGCTGCGATCCGGCGCCTGCACCTGGACGTTGCCTTTCTCGCTGGGGAACGTGATTGGTCCGATTGTGAGCGCGTGCAGTTGTGGTCTGAACAGATTTTCGTGGCACTGCCAGGCGATCATTGCCTTGCGATCCGTACGGCACTGGCTTGGCGTGACCTGGCGGATGAGACTTTTGTTGTGAGCGCAATCGCTCCGGGTGACGAAGTCCGCGCACACCTTATGCGCGAACTGAATGGTCTTGGCGGATGTCCCGACATCGAGGTTCAATCCGTCGGATTCGATAACCTTCTTCCCTTGGTTGCGCTTGGTCGAGGTCTAACACTTGTCTGCGAGGCGATGACGGCCACCCGGTTTCCTGGTGTCAGCTACCGCCCGATCGTGGACGAAGTGATACCCTTCTCCGCCGTTTGGTCGGCCAAGAACGACAACCCGGCATTCAGGCGGCTGCTCAGCCTCGCAAAGATGATGGCTGTCAGACCGACACTTTAGTTGCCGGACCCGAACGCCGCGCTTTGGCGAAGCCGCGATCCGTGGCAATGAATCGCTCCAGCATCGGGACGATCAGCCTTACCGGGTCGACCGGAGGAGCGCCGGGATCGGCCAGCAGTCGGCCATAGTCGACAAGGCTCCGATGCAGATCAGCCGGCAATTCCACTGTCAATTTGACGGGCTTGTCGTCAGACAGCCGCCCGAGTTTCAGCTTGGTCATGATCAACCTCCTGCGGGCTCAAAGACAAGATCCCGGGTCACAATAATCCTGACCGAGAAGCCCGGCCGGATGGTCAGGGTCGGCGCGACCTGCAACTGGCGCTGTACGATCTGCTGCCCCGCCTGATTGATCGTGTCCTGCGCCCCATCGCGGATGGCCCGGACCAGCCGGTCCTCGTCGCTGGAGGCGAGTTCGGCCCCCACAGCGAGCAGTGTGGAGAGGCCCGCCGCCCGCATCAGATCCCACCAATGGTAATCGACGCCATCTTCAAGACCCGCATAGCCGCTGGCATCCGCGCCCGGCAGGCGCTCCAAAACGATCGACCGGCCACCGGGAAGGATCAGTCGGTTCCAGACCAGCAGAACCCGCCGCTGACCAAAGGTCACATCGTCATCATACTGCCCGATGATGCGCGTGCCCTGCGGGATGAGGAGCAGGCTGCCGGTGGGGCTGTCATAGACGTTTTCCGTCACCTGCGCGGTGATCTGGCCGGGAAGGTCAGAGCGGATGCCGGTGATCAGGGCTGCCGGGATGACGGCCCCGGCCTGAAGGATATAGGGGGACGCCGGCGGCGCGACACGATCCGGGGAAACGGTCTGGCGATCCACCGGGCCGTTCAGGAAACCCGAGGCACCATCCTGCGGCCCCGCGACACCGCCGAGGTCGAGCCCGCCAAGCCCGGCCAGTGTCGGTCCCGCTCCGGTGCCGGTGCGGGGGCCGGTCTGGAAGAACACATTACTCAGCCGAGCCGCTTCTTCCTCGGCAAGACGGCGTTGCTCCTCGGGATCGACCGTCGGCGTGGTGATGGGCGGTGGAACAACGGGCTGCCCCCGGTTTTGCGCGTCAAGGATTGGGCGCCCGAGATCACCGGGCAGTGCCGGTCCTAGGACAGGGCCGGTATAGTCGCGCGGGAGACCGGCGAGACCATCCGCCGTGGGCCGGTTCTCGGTCGAGTAGAATTCTCCGCCGCCTGGTCCGGCGTCACGGGTTTGAAGCGCGTAGATCAGCGCGCCGCCGATGCAGAGCAGGGCGACAGCGCCGACGCCTGCCAGCATCTTGCGCGACAGGCGGGTGACGCGGGGCGGATCGGCGCGCAACCGCATGGGGGCGGCAGGTTTCTCGCTCATGTCGGCGATCCTCCCGCCGTTGGCGCAGAAGTTACCGCTTCAGCCTGCGTCGGTTCCAAGCGGATGATCCTGACGACCTGCTGGCGGTCGCCGCTGCCAAGGCGCAGCTCGGCCGCCCCAAACAGCCGGTCCACGATCAGGACGTTCTGATGGATCCGTGAATTGACGATCTGCGGCTCGCCATCACTGCCCAGGACGAAGAGCGGTGGCATCTCGCCCTGAACGATCCCGCGCGGGAAGACGACATAGACGCGGCGGCCATCATCAAAAACGGCAACCGGACGCCATGGCGGGCTCGCGCCGGGAAGCTGCAGACCGTAGCGATAATTGCGGGCGGACTCCGCGGGGATAGTGGGTGCAGTCGGCACGCTCGGACGCTGGCCCGGCGGAGGTGCGGGATAGGACCAGGCCACGGCAGGCATGTAGAGCGCCTCGCGGGCGCGCAGCTCAATCATATAGATGCGCCGGTCGGTGGTGATGACGAGGTTGGTGGAAATGTCCGGCCGCGTCGGCTTGACGAGGATCTGGACCCGCCGGTTCGCACCGCTGCCGCTTTCGGTGTCGCCAATGACCCAGCGTGCAGTATCGCCCGCCGCAATCGGCCCGGCTCCGGTCAGACTTTCGCCCGGCTCCAGCGCAATAGTGGTGATCTGCCCGACTGCAGCATAGACCTGATAGAGTGCGCCCTCGCTCCAGGGGTAGATCTGGATCGCGTTGTAATAGCCTTCCCGACGCGGCTCGATTCGGGCAGCGGCATTGGCGTTCTCGACCCTACCATCCGGCGTGCCGGCGGCTGTGCCACCGCGTGCGACTGTCCATGCGGGCGGGACATGCAGTGGCCGGGGCCGCGTATCTGCCACCGCCGTCGTCGTAGTTGCCACTGGCGGCACGTCATCGTCATAGGTGAACTGCGGCACCTGGTTCCTGGCACATCCCGCCAGCACGGAGACGGAGAGCAGCAAAGCCGCAACAACGGGTTTACGGAAAGCCGGGACTGCGGCTTTGCAGGATACCAGAGGGGTCATTGGCTCATCTCCCGCGACCATGAAATTGCGTTGACGTAGATCCCGAGCGGATTGGCACGCAGACGCTCGGCGTCCCGCGGGGTCTGGATCACGACGGTCAGGATCGCGGTCCAGCGCTCGGTCGTGGATAGCTGGCCGCTCTCGAAATGCCGCTCGGTCCAGGCGACGCGGAAACTGTCCGGCGAGGCCCGGATGACCGAGGAAACCTCGACCGCCACCTGCTGGCGACCAACGCGGGTGAAGGGATCATTGGTGCGGGCATGTTCGTTGAGCGCCGCCGCACCACGATCCGTGGTGAATTCATAAGCGCGCAGCCAGTTCTGACGCACGATGATGGCGTCCGCCGGGATCGCCCGAACCTGCTCGATGAAGCGACCGAGATGGAAGGCAATTTGCGGATCGGTCGGCCGGTAATCGGCAGTGGCAGGCGCGACGGTCTGGGCTTGGCCGAGAGTGTCGACCTGAACCACCCAGGGCACCACGGTTCCTCGCGCCGATTGCCAGACCAGCGCCGAGGCAAAACCGGCCGAGAGGATCAGGCAGCCGAAGGCCATATAGCGCCAGTTGCGGGCCTGAACCCGGGCCGAGCCGATGCGCTCATCCCAGACCTGTGCGGCATTTTGATAGGGTGTCTCTGGTTGCGGCACCTTGCCGAAATGGGTGGATGGACGTTTGAAGATGTTCATATGCGGTCACTTTCGGAAAGGCTGATCGAGGAACCGCCGCCACGGCTGTCGCCGGACCGGACGGCATGGGCGGCGACCCTGACGCCCTGGCTCACGGTGCGGCTGCGCTGCATGCGCTGTGCCCAGGCGGGTGGGCTTCCGGCTGGGGCTGCTGCATCGAGTGCGGATGGTGCGCCTCCGACAGTTCCCATCGAGGTGGTGCCTCCTGTGGCGGCGAAGCCGCCCCGCGCCCCTCCCGCATGGCTGGATTTGACGCTCTCAGTGGTACGGGCGGCGGCACGTTTCAGGGGCGATACGGCAGCAGATGCGCCGGCGCGGGCAACGCCACCGAGACCGGCGGCCACGCCCGCGCCGCCGGTCGCGCCCATAGAGCCCAGGGTATAGGCAGAGGATGCGGCACCTGCGGCAGATGCCCCACCACGCGCCAGGGCCGCTCCACCGGAAAGGGCAGCGCCGCCGCCACGGGCGGCCAGCATGGTCGCGCCGCCCGCGGCAACGGCAGCTCCGCCAACCGCGAGGCCGGTCCCAACGGCAGCACCGGCGCTGAGCTGGGGACCACCCGAGACAAGGCCGGAGGCGATGCCGGGACCGAAGATCCCGAGACCGAGAAGGGAAAGAGCAGCCAGCACGATGGCCATGGCGTCGTCGATGGTCGGTGTCGCACCACCGAACCCGGCGGTGAACTGGCCGAACAGGGTCGAGCCGATGCCGATGATCACGGCGAGGACCAGCACCTTGATGCCGCTGGAGACGACATTGCCCAGCACGCGCTCGGCCATGAAGGCGGTTTTGCCGAAGAGGCCGAAGGGGATCAGGACGAAGCCTGCGAGCGTGGTCAGCTTGAACTCGATCAGGGTGACGAAGAGCTGCACGGCGAGAATGAAGAAGGCGAGGATCACCAGCGCCCAGGCGAAGAACAGGCAGAGGATCTGCACCAGATTCTCAAAGACGGCGATCCAGCCCATCAGGTCGGAGATGGAGTCGAGCAGCGGCCTACCCGCATCCAGGCCGATCTGGGCGACACGGCCCGGCCGCAGCAGATCCGCTGCCGAGAACCCGGTGCCCGAGGCCATGAGGCCGAGACCGGCGAAGCTCTCGAAGACGATCCGGGCGAGATTGTTCCAGTTTGAGATGATATAGGCGAAGACCCCGACGAAGATGGTTTTCTTCACGAGGCGGGCGAGGATGTCGTCATCGGCACCCCAGGCCCAGAACAGGGCCGCAAGCGTCACGTCGATGACGATCAGCGTCGTGGCGATGAAGGCGACCTCGCCACCCAGCAGACCGAAGCCGGAGTCGATATATCTGGTGAAGATGCCGAGAAAGCTGTCGATAACGCCGGTTCCGCCCATGATTACTGCCCTCCGGTCGGGCCAGCGTCAGGTTGGGCGGATGCCGACGGTGCAGGTATCCGGCCCAGAAAGCGGTCACGGTTCCCGGCCCAGAGGCGCAAGCATTCCACATCATCGGCCGCCGCCTCTCCCATTTCCTGGCAGCGTCGCAGCTCAAGGCGAAGCGGATCTGCCGGTGCCTGAAGCGCCGGAGCGGCAGGTGCTGGCGTGGACACATCCTCGCGCGTCATCTCGATGACCGCCGCAGTGATCGCGATGGCGACAAACACCACTGCGGCGATCCGGGCCAGCACCTTCCCTTCCATGATCTGCCCTCCGGGTATCAGTTGAACATGCGGGCATTGCCGGGCTGGTAGCCCGCGCCCGGTGTCAGGAAGCGTTCGCGCTGGATGCGGCCTTGCTCGGCGGCGGTCGCGCGTTCGGCCTCGGTCAGCGTCTCGGCGCGGCCATTGGCCGAGATCACCGCAATCAGGTCAGAAAGCTGCTGAGATTGAAGTGCGAGCAGCTGATTGCCGGCCTGCGTCGCTTGCAGCGCGCCGGTGGCGCCCTGGCTTTCGCCGACCAGCGCGGCCATCTCGGCGCGATTGCTGTCGATATTGCCAACGACGCCGGCCTGGACCCGCATGGCATCCTGCAAGCCGCCCACGGTGTTTTCCCAACGGCTGCGCGCATCCGTGATCATCTGAGTATCGGTCGCGGTCAGAGACAGATTGCCGTAGTCCTGCTGGAACATCTGGTCGATGGTCTGCACGTCGAAGGCGATGTTCTGGGCCTGGCTCAGAAGCTGCTGGGTGCGGCTCACGTTCTGTTGCAACACCTGGAGCGAGCTGTAGGGCAGGCTCGTGAGATTGCGGGCCTGGTTGATCAGCATCTGCGCCTCGTTCTGGAGCGAGGTGATCTGATTGTTGATCTGCTCCAGCGTGCGCGCCGCCGTCAGCAGGTTCTCAGCATGGTTGGTCGGGTCGTAGACGATCCGCCCCAAGCCCCCGAAGAAGGCATGAGCCGGCGTCGTGAACACCGGGGTGAGGGCCATCGGTGCCGCAAGCGTCAGGGCGAATGCGGTTGCGCTGGCCATGCGCAGGAAGGGCCGCGTCTTGCAGGTCATGGGGTGATCTCCTCTTCGTCCAGGGTGAAGTTGACCCCGTCATCAAGGATCGGGCCGGGGGGCGTCTCCTCGGGGTCATCCGCGAGGTTGGTGAGGTTCGGGATCAGATCGGCCGCCCAATCGACACCACGCGCGCGCAGCCAGGCGTCGAGAAAGCCCTCGCGTCCATGGGCCGCGAGGATCTCGGCGATCATCGTCTGATCCGATTTGGAGGAGGCCGCGCAGAGCGCGAGGCCAACCTCGGAAAGGTCGAGGTCGAACAGCCGGTTGCCGCGGCGCGACTGGCAATAATAGTCCCGCTTGGGTGTCGCCCGCGCCAGGATCTCGATCTGGCGGTCGTTCAACCCGAACCTGCGATAGATATCGGTGATCTGCGGCTCGATGGCGCGCTCATTGGGCAGCAGAAGCCGGGTCGGGCAGGACTCGATAATCGTCGGGGCGATAGGGCTGCCGTCGATGTCCGACAGGCTCTGGGTCGCGAAGATGACGCTGGCGTTCTTTTTGCGCAGCGTTTTCAGCCACTCGCGGAGCTGACCCGCGAAGCCGTCATCATCAAGCGCCAGCCAGCCCTCGTCGATGATCAGCAGTGTCGGCCGGCCATCGAGCCGGTCGCCGATGCGATGGAACAGATAGGAGAGGACCGCCGGCGCCGCGCCGGTGCCAACCAGCCCCTCGATCTCGAACGCCTGGACATCGGCGGTGCCGAGATGTTCGGCCTCGGCATCGAGCAGCCTTCCATAAGGCCCGCCGACACAATAGGCGCGCAGGGCCTGCTTCAGGTCATTGGATTGCAGCAAAACGGCGAGGCCGGTGATGGTGCGTTCCCCGATGGGGGCAGAGGCAAGCGAGGTCAGCGCAGTCCAGAGATGTTCCTTCACCTCGGGCGTGATCTGGATGTTCTCGCGCATCAGGATCGCGACGATCCAGTCTGCGGCCCAGGCCCGTTCGGCGGTCTCGTGGATCCGGGCCAGTGGTTGCAGCGAGACCGAGGCTTCGGCCGCATCTGTCAGCTCGCCGCCGAGATCGTGCCAGTCTCCGGCCATCGCGAGGGCCGAGGCGCGGATTGAGCCCCGAAATCGAAGGCGAAGATCTGGCTGCGCGCGTAGCGGCGGAACTGCAGCGCCATAAGCGCCAGCAGTACCGATTTGCCCGCGCCGGTCGGGCCGACAACGAGGGTATGGCCGACATCCCCGACATGGAGGGAAAACCGGAACGGCGTCGAACCTTCCGTGCGGCCATAAAGAAGCGGAGGCCCGTTGAAGTGTTCGTCCCGTTCCGCCCCCGCCCATACCGCGCTGGAAGGCACCATATGGGCAAGGTTGAGCGTCGAGACCGGCGGTTGCCGGACATTGGCATAGGCGTGCCCCGGCAGGCTGCCGAGCCAGGCGTCCACCGCATTGACGGTCTCGACCATGACGCTGAAATCGCGGGACTGGACGATCTTCTCGACCAGCCGCAGTTTTTCGTCGGCGCGGCGGGCATCCTCATCCCAGACGGTGATGGTGGCCGTCACATAGGCAATGCCCGCGAGGTCCGCGCCGAGCTCCTGCAGCGCCATATCGGCATCGGCAGCCTTGTTCGCCGCATCGGTATCGACCAGCGCGGACTGCTCGTTGGTCATCACCTCCTTGAGGATCGCCGCGATGGACTTGCGCTTGGCGAACCATTGCCGGCGGATCTTCGTCAGCATCTTCGTTGCGTCGGTTTTGTCCATCAGGATGGCACGGGTCGACCAGCGGTAGGGAAAGGCGAGCCGGTTCATCTCGTCGAGCAGGCCGGGCGTGGTCGTCCCCGGAAACCCGGTGATGGTGAGAATCCGCAGGTGCTGGTTGCCCAGACGCGGTTCCAGCCCGCCGGTCAGCGGCTGATCGGCCAACAGCGCATCGAGATAGACCGGGGTTTCCGGCACCCGGACACGATGCCGGTTTGTCGAGATGGTGGAATGAAGGTAGGTCAGCGTACCCGCGTCATCGAGCCAACGGCATTCCGGCATGAAGCCATCAAGCAGCGCCAGCACGCGGTCGGTGCGGTCGATGAAGCCGCGCACCTGTTCCCAGGGGTTCACACCCGAGGTCTCGCGCCCTTCGTAGAGCCAGGATTCCGATCGGGCGGAATCCTCGGCAGGCGGGAGCCAGAGGAAGGTCAGGAAATACCCCGAAACGAAATGACTGCCTTCCTCCTCGAAGTCGGCCCTCCGTTCGGCATCCACCAGCGCGGAGGCCGGGTCGGGGAACCGGCTTGTCGGATAGATCCCGGCCTCCGACCGCTGTGCTTCCACGAAGATGGCCCAACCTGAGCCTAGGCGGCGGAAAGCATTGTTCAGCCGCCCGGACACGGCGACCAGTTCGGCCGCCACGGCGGAATCAAGATCCGGGCCACGAAACTTCGCGGTCCGCTGGAATGAGCCGTCCTTGTTGAGGACAGCACCCTCCCCGACCAGCGCCACCCAAGGCAGGTAGTCGGCGAGGCGGGACGCGGTGCGGCGGTATTCTGCAAGATTCATCATATGGAGGACTCACACCGAAAGATGGCCGGGGATGCGCAGATGGCGGCGCGCCACCTCAACGAAGAGCGGATCGCGCTTGGCGGCCCAGACGGCAGCGATATGGCCAACCGCCCAGATCAGGATGCCGACGAGCCAGAGCTGAAGGCCGAGGCCGACCGCGCCGGCCAGCGTGCCATTCAGGATGGCAACGGAGCGCGGCGCGCCACCGAGCAGGATCGGTTCGGTCAGGGCGCGGTGAACCGGGACGCTGAATCCCGGCACCGCGTCCAGGGCCTCGAAGCTCACGGCCATCAGATCAGCGCCCCGCCGCCAAAGCTGAAGAAGCTGAGGAAGAAGGAACTGGCCGCGAAGGCGATGGAGATGCCGAAAACGATCTGGATCAGCCGCCGGAAACCGCCGCCGGTGTCGCCAAAGGCCAGCGTCAGGCCGGTGACGATGATGATGATCACCGCGACGATCTTGGCGACCGGGCCTTCGACCGATTGCAGGATCGACTGCAACGGGGCCTCCCAGGGCATGGAGGAACCCGCGGCAAAGGCCGGGGAGGTCATCAGGCTCGCCCAGGCGAAGGCGAAGGCGGCGGCGGTTGCGACATGCTGGCGGATATGGAAGGCGCGACGGATCATTGAGGGTCTCCTGAGTTGGGAGTGGTGGTGGGATCGGAAAAGGCGGGGGAAATCCGGTAGTCGCCGTCAGGGCCAAGACCCTCGACCGAGGCGAGTTCTGCAAGTCGGCGGGCTGATCCGCGACCGGAGAGAACGACCACAAGGTCGATGGTCTCCGCGATCAGGGCACGCGGCACGGTGACGACGGCTTCCTGGATGAGTTGTTCGAGGCGTCGCAACGCGCCAATGCCGGACCCGGCGTGAATGGTGCCGATCCCACCGGGATGCCCCGTGCCCCAGGCTTTGAGGAGATCGAGGGCCTCGGCCCCCCTCACCTCGCCGACAGGGATACGATCCGGGCGCAGACGGAGAGAGGCCCGCACCAGTTCGGACAGGGACGCGACCCCGTCTTTGGTGCGCATTGCCACAAGGTTCGGCGCGGCGCATTGCAGCTCGCGGGTGTCCTCAATGATGACCACGCGATCCTGGGTCTTCGCGACCTCGGCGAGCAGTGCATTGGTCAGCGTGGTCTTGCCGGTCGAGGTGCCACCGGCCACCAGGATATTGGCGCGCGACGTGACCGCGCAGCGCAGGGCTGCCGCATGTCCAGCAGACATGATGCCGGCGGCGACATAGTCATTGAGCGTGAAGACGGCGACTGCGGGTTTACGGATCGCGAAGGCGGGCGCGGCCACGACGGGCGGCAACAGGCCCTCGAAGCGCTCGCCGGTTTCCGGCAGCTCAGCAGAGACACGCGGGCTGCGGGCATGGACCTCCACCCCGACATGATGGGCC
This genomic stretch from Gemmobacter sp. 24YEA27 harbors:
- a CDS encoding D-alanyl-D-alanine carboxypeptidase family protein yields the protein MQVYISARAGRSRLGMLGTATALARASFTAVGILFPCSASAEEFAAAVRSAWIYDIPTQTVMMDRDADVAMPPASMTKLMTLYILFEALEAGRVQLTDRFNVSPHAASRGGSTMFLDTRDRPTIEELIRGIVVMSGNDAAIVVAEGLAGTEAAFAGLMNATAERIGMENSQFMNASGWPEAGHEMTARDLGTLAVRIIEDFPQYYHYFSESEFPFDSRAPANRFNRNPILRLNIGGDGLKTGHTEEAGYGFVGSAIRDDRRVVFAFMGADDANARVQIARDIVIWAFGQFRARQVLRSGDVVAEAEVWLGERATVPLTVESDLTILIPAGQSDNVQAMLSYIGPISAPIIAGQEIGNLTVSRGTMEALSVPVVAAEGIQVGGFDVRLSAAATILINSAIRQASRLLTPEQE
- a CDS encoding TrbI/VirB10 family protein; the encoded protein is MSEKPAAPMRLRADPPRVTRLSRKMLAGVGAVALLCIGGALIYALQTRDAGPGGGEFYSTENRPTADGLAGLPRDYTGPVLGPALPGDLGRPILDAQNRGQPVVPPPITTPTVDPEEQRRLAEEEAARLSNVFFQTGPRTGTGAGPTLAGLGGLDLGGVAGPQDGASGFLNGPVDRQTVSPDRVAPPASPYILQAGAVIPAALITGIRSDLPGQITAQVTENVYDSPTGSLLLIPQGTRIIGQYDDDVTFGQRRVLLVWNRLILPGGRSIVLERLPGADASGYAGLEDGVDYHWWDLMRAAGLSTLLAVGAELASSDEDRLVRAIRDGAQDTINQAGQQIVQRQLQVAPTLTIRPGFSVRIIVTRDLVFEPAGG
- a CDS encoding LysR family transcriptional regulator, giving the protein MKETVQHPEIELRHLRHFVAAAEHGSFRKAGVALGLSQSAISRCIAELEDQIGASLFHRHTWGVSQTFAGERFLTTARKTLRIVGDGANNIAAAGRGENGCVKIGIYSSIASGFVTELLRQYGDRHRDVQIEIIDGAAAEHAAAIRRLHLDVAFLAGERDWSDCERVQLWSEQIFVALPGDHCLAIRTALAWRDLADETFVVSAIAPGDEVRAHLMRELNGLGGCPDIEVQSVGFDNLLPLVALGRGLTLVCEAMTATRFPGVSYRPIVDEVIPFSAVWSAKNDNPAFRRLLSLAKMMAVRPTL
- a CDS encoding LysR family transcriptional regulator; its protein translation is MNIDYLKDFLCLSETMNLTVAADLRGTTQSNFSKRLRSLEMWLDHDLIDRTSRPIALTPYGEAFVIKAKSILEDLHDFKSNRTPWDSSSGGVKVATPHAATHYALPNLMHIIRGVLPNIFLLPHLQNQAETAVMLSRTECELAIATKHKGLPLSSELEVFRSVEFDNDRLVMVFNPSSTTVTDQLNLFVPHRNTYLGRIWSENKPTSILNPEIGVGLVAEVRAHCLGGNGIGIIPQSLVEADLELGRLAQIDLPADLTYSYRLFCAPKASPMARQVWDLVKTLQPIIPSAT
- a CDS encoding D-alanyl-D-alanine carboxypeptidase family protein — its product is MQQRPSLISFGILPFIFFLFICVASTATVARADNYAHLVIDATTGNVLEAQNADALRHPASLTKMMTVYIVFEAIRNGRLTWDQRIRVSETAASRIPTKLYAPAGSTITVREAVLGMIVLSANDAATAVAEEFSGNEAAFGELMTRQARQLGMSSTVFTNASGLPSRAQVTTARDMSVLAIALQRDFPEFYQLFSHTSMTFAGRTRYGHNRLMSRYEGMDGMKTGYTNWSGFNIVSAVSNGNRRVIGVVMGGATAQSRDNRMAELLDRAIPRASNAPGGPTLPRQILSTAVLVSPRPPTRPQRFGASDAATPLTAVFVSLRPRERPENLAVDHAVRIALLSVSADEDIPFQIVSASEIDAAVSQALASIPN
- a CDS encoding DUF2274 domain-containing protein translates to MTKLKLGRLSDDKPVKLTVELPADLHRSLVDYGRLLADPGAPPVDPVRLIVPMLERFIATDRGFAKARRSGPATKVSV